A genomic window from Cloacibacillus evryensis DSM 19522 includes:
- a CDS encoding 4Fe-4S binding protein: MLSHLCGLCAQKCPVKAITDARPPRPAPAQKPAGEATAEAAPVQ; this comes from the coding sequence TTGCTATCTCACTTATGCGGCCTTTGCGCTCAGAAATGCCCGGTAAAGGCAATAACCGACGCCAGGCCGCCAAGACCGGCTCCGGCGCAGAAACCAGCCGGCGAAGCAACGGCGGAGGCGGCTCCGGTACAGTGA